The Sphingomonas naphthae nucleotide sequence GCGCCATCCTCATCACCACCCGCGACCCGAGCTACGATTTCCACGGCAAGCTCGAGGCGGGCTATGGCAGCTACAACGACTATCGCGGCAACGCCTTCCTGACGGGCGGGCTGACCGACACGCTCGCCGCCAGCGCCAGCGTCGTCTACCGCCACTTCGACGGCTTCACCCGCAACGTCATCAACAACGAGCGGCAGGGCTATTACCATTCCTTCCTGGGTCGCGGTAAGATCATGTTCGAGCCGAGCAGCATGGCCAAGTTCGTGCTCCAGGCCCGCTACAGCAAGTCGAACGATCCCGAAGGCCGCATCTACCGCGTCGTCGGCCGCGCCACGACCGGCTTCTCGATCCCCGGCACGATCGTCACGACGCAGAAGTACCGGAACTCGCAAGGCCTCCAGCCCAAGAGCGAAACCAAGGTCGGCCAGGTCACGCTCACCTCGTCCTTCGATTTCGATTGGGCGACGCTGACCTCCTACACCGGCGGCATGCAGGAAAAGACCAGCCAGCAAACCGATCTGGACGGCACCTCGGCCCGCATCAGCGACATCATCTCGCGCACCAACACCAAGACGTTCAGCCAGGAATTCATCCTCGGATCGAAGGGCGGCGGCCGGCTCGACTGGACCCTGGGCGCCAACTATTTCTACCAGTGGGACGACGCTCCCTTCTACACGATCGGCACGCTCACCAACGGCACCTTCGCCAACACCCGCTCGTCGCGCGTCACCACCAACGCCTTCGCCGCCTTCGCCGACGCGACCTGGGAGCCGATCGACCATCTCTTCCTGACCGGCGGCGTGCGTTATTCCAGCGAGCGCAAGGATTATGTGTTCGGCCTCACCACCCGCACCACCGACACCGACAAGAAATGGACGCAGGCGACGCCGCGCGCGGTGATCCGCTACGAACTGGCGCCGCGCACCAACGTCTATGCCTCCTTCTCGAAGGGCTTCAAGAGCGGCACCTTCAACGCCAGCTCGGCCAGCGCCACGCCGGTCAATCCCGAGAAGATCACGGCTTGGGAATCGGGCTTCAAGACGGCGGGCGACATGTTCTCGCTGAACACGGCGGCCTATTTCTACAAATATAGCGACATGCAGCTCAGCTCGTACAACTTCCTCGCCAACCCGCCGATCACGATGTTGCAGAATGTCGGCCGGGCGGAGATCTACGGCGGCGAAGTCGAGGCGCAGATCCGGCCCTCTCCCAACTTCCGCGTGTCCTTCAACGGCGCCTACACCCACGCGCGCTACAAGGAATTCCCCGGGGCCATCGCGTATGTGCCGAACGCCACCAACACGGCCTATGCCACGGTGACGCGCGACAATTCGGGCAGCCAGATGATGCGCGCGCCGACGTGGACGGGTACGCTGTCGACCTATTACCAAGTGCCGACCAGCGCCGGCACCTTCGCCGTCTCGCCCAGCCTCTACGTCACGTCGGACTTCTTCACCGAAGCGGCGACCCAGTTTCCGGTCGATGGCTATGCGGTGCTCGATCTGACGACCAGCTTCACCTTGCCGGGTGACAAGATCAAGATTTCGGCGGTCGTGAAGAATGTGTTCGACCGTTACTACATCTCCTACTGGGATCCGGTCGGTTCGGCGCTGATGATCGCCGACGCCCCGCCGCGCACGGTGCGCGTGTCCGTCGCCTTCAAATTCTGAGTAACCGCCCGGCGGCGGGGGATCGTCTCCCCGCCGGGCCAGACCGCGCCGCGTGGCTTTCCGGCGCCTATCGAGTGAGACCGACATGATCGAACGCGTACCTTTCGGCCGCACGGACTTCACCGTGCCCGCCTTCGGCTTCGGCGCGGCCGGCCTGCCCGCCGACGACGACGCCAGCGCCTTCAAGGTGATGGCCCATGCCGTCGAGAAGGGCATCAACTTCTTCGACACCGCCGATCTCTACGGCATCGGCCTGAACGAGAGCCAGATCGGCCGCTTCCTGAAGACCATGCCCGCCGGCAGCGTCATCATCGGCACCAAATATGGCTCGATGCCCAAGGGCGAGAACGGCCTGCCCGGCGTCAACAACAAGCCCGAGCATATCCAGGCCGCCTGCGAAGCCTCGCTCAAGCGGCTCGGCGTGGACGTGATCGACGTCTATTACATGCACCGCCGCGATCCCGACGTGCCGGTCGAGGAGTCGGTCGGCGCGATGGCGCGGCTGATCGAGCAGGGCAAGGTCCGCGCGCTGGGCCTCTCCGAAGTCTCTGCCGCCACGCTGCGCGCCGCTTACGCCGTCCACCCGATCGCCGCCGTCGAGAGCGAATATTCGCTCTGGTGGCGCGGCGTGGAGGATGAGGTGCTGCCCGCCTGCCGCGAACTGGGCGTCACGATGGTGCCGTTCAGCCCGCTCGGCCGCTCCTTCCTGACCGGCAAGCTGTCCGGCTCGTCGACCGGCAGCGATCTGCGCTCGACCCTGCCGCGCTTCCAGGCCGACGCGCTCGCAAAGAACCAGCTTCTCGTCGATCAGCTCGCCCTGTTCGCGCAGGGCAAGGGCTTCACCACCGCGCAGGTCGCGCT carries:
- a CDS encoding aldo/keto reductase — translated: MIERVPFGRTDFTVPAFGFGAAGLPADDDASAFKVMAHAVEKGINFFDTADLYGIGLNESQIGRFLKTMPAGSVIIGTKYGSMPKGENGLPGVNNKPEHIQAACEASLKRLGVDVIDVYYMHRRDPDVPVEESVGAMARLIEQGKVRALGLSEVSAATLRAAYAVHPIAAVESEYSLWWRGVEDEVLPACRELGVTMVPFSPLGRSFLTGKLSGSSTGSDLRSTLPRFQADALAKNQLLVDQLALFAQGKGFTTAQVALAWLLGQNDATTSVVPIPGTKRTEYLDQNLGALEVKLTPDELDELATIFAPEAIVGDRYSEVEAARAGL
- a CDS encoding TonB-dependent receptor, with product MLRKALVALMTLPVALAATAAYAEEAPVAAAAAEEPAPEEQGGDIVVTAQRRSSTLVSTPVSVQAFSALKLEEQSVSHLYDISKVTPGLRMDLLGTNLQPTIRGITTATSGTGNSMNTAIYMDGYYQPSNLSNGLDLADISQIEVVKGPQGTLFGRNATAGAILITTRDPSYDFHGKLEAGYGSYNDYRGNAFLTGGLTDTLAASASVVYRHFDGFTRNVINNERQGYYHSFLGRGKIMFEPSSMAKFVLQARYSKSNDPEGRIYRVVGRATTGFSIPGTIVTTQKYRNSQGLQPKSETKVGQVTLTSSFDFDWATLTSYTGGMQEKTSQQTDLDGTSARISDIISRTNTKTFSQEFILGSKGGGRLDWTLGANYFYQWDDAPFYTIGTLTNGTFANTRSSRVTTNAFAAFADATWEPIDHLFLTGGVRYSSERKDYVFGLTTRTTDTDKKWTQATPRAVIRYELAPRTNVYASFSKGFKSGTFNASSASATPVNPEKITAWESGFKTAGDMFSLNTAAYFYKYSDMQLSSYNFLANPPITMLQNVGRAEIYGGEVEAQIRPSPNFRVSFNGAYTHARYKEFPGAIAYVPNATNTAYATVTRDNSGSQMMRAPTWTGTLSTYYQVPTSAGTFAVSPSLYVTSDFFTEAATQFPVDGYAVLDLTTSFTLPGDKIKISAVVKNVFDRYYISYWDPVGSALMIADAPPRTVRVSVAFKF